The Pseudomonas oryzicola genomic sequence TACGGCCATACACGTCCTCGAAGCGCTCGATGTCGTCCTCACCCAGGTAGCTGCCGGATTGCACCTCGATGATCTCCAGCGGGATCTTGCCCGGGTTGCGCAGGCGGTGCACCGAGGCGATCGGGATGTAGGTCGACTGGTTCTCGGTCAGCAGGAACACGTTCTCGTCACAGGTCACCTCGGCAGTACCGGACACCACGATCCAGTGCTCGGCACGGTGATGGTGCATCTGCAGCGAAAGGCTGGCGCCCGGCTTGACGGTAATGTGCTTGACCTGGAAGCGGCCGCCCATGTCCACCGAATCGTACGAGCCCCACGGGCGGTACACTTCCAGGTGGTTCTGGGTTTCGCTGCGGCCCTGCTCGTCGAGGGTCTTGACCATCTGCTTGACGCCCTGGACCTTGTCCTTGTGGGCAATCATCATGGCGTCCTTGGTTTCTACCACCACGATGTTCTCCAGGCCGATCACCGACACCAGCTTGCCGTTGCCGTGGATCATGCAGTTGTGGCTGTCCTGCACCACCACATCGCCCTTGGTGACGTTGCCGTTGTCGTCCTTCTCGTGCACTTCCCACAGTGACGACCAGCAGCCCACGTCGCTCCAGCCGGCCGACATCGGCACCACGCAGGCGCGCTGGGTCTTTTCCATCACCGCATAGTCGATGGAGTTGTCCGGGCAGCAGGCGAAGGTGGCTTCATCGATGGTCAGCACATCGCCGTCTTCACGGCTGCGCTCCAGGGCCAGTACGCAGGTGTCGTAGATGTCGCCGTCGTGCTTCTTCAGTTCTTCGAGGAAGCGGCTGGCACGGAACAGGAACATGCCGCTGTTCCAGAAGTAACCACCGGCCTGGACGAATTCGGCAGCGCGTTTTTCGTCGGGCTTCTCGACGAACTGCGCCACACGGGCCACGCCTTCCGGCAGCAGGGCGTCCTGGCTGGAGCGGATGTAGCCATAGCCGGT encodes the following:
- a CDS encoding mannose-1-phosphate guanylyltransferase/mannose-6-phosphate isomerase — protein: MIPVILSGGSGSRLWPLSRKQFPKQFLALTGEHTLFQQTLERLVFEGMDTPIVVCNKDHKFIVQEQLAALKLETQGILMEPFGRNTAPAVAMAAMKLVNEGRDELMLVLPADHVIDDQKALQRALALATVAAERGEMVLFGVPATKPETGYGYIRSSQDALLPEGVARVAQFVEKPDEKRAAEFVQAGGYFWNSGMFLFRASRFLEELKKHDGDIYDTCVLALERSREDGDVLTIDEATFACCPDNSIDYAVMEKTQRACVVPMSAGWSDVGCWSSLWEVHEKDDNGNVTKGDVVVQDSHNCMIHGNGKLVSVIGLENIVVVETKDAMMIAHKDKVQGVKQMVKTLDEQGRSETQNHLEVYRPWGSYDSVDMGGRFQVKHITVKPGASLSLQMHHHRAEHWIVVSGTAEVTCDENVFLLTENQSTYIPIASVHRLRNPGKIPLEIIEVQSGSYLGEDDIERFEDVYGRTSTPIERGVSVKTIAQ